In one window of Duganella dendranthematis DNA:
- the xdhB gene encoding xanthine dehydrogenase molybdopterin binding subunit, giving the protein MNQPVAPAAIAESAWKAVGVSRPHESAELHVLGQATYTDDIPELQGTLHAALGLSSKAHARITAMDLAPVRSAPGVVAVYTAADIVGTNDCGPIIHDDPILSAGEVLYVGQPIFIVVADTHDNARRAARRAVIAYDELPAIFTPQEAKAANSYVLPPMQLTRGDYQTAFEMAPRVVKGQLFVGGQEQFYLEGQIAYAIPKEENGLLVQCSTQHPSEMQHVVAHAIGVHSHKVQVECRRMGGGFGGKESQSALWAASAGIAASKLRRPVKLRADRDDDMLVTGKRHCFFYEYEVGYDDSGKILAAKVDMTLRAGFSADLSGPVATRAVCHFDNTYYLSDVDIRAGCGKTNTQSNTAFRGFGGPQGAIAIEYIIDEIARNLGRDALDIRRQNFYGTTERNLTPYGQEIVDNVIEALTAELEQTSEYRTRRKAIEAYNASSPVLKKGLALTPLKFGIAFNVTHLNQAGALVHVYVDGSVLVNHGGTEMGQGINTKVLQVVAHELGLDLSHVRITATDTSKVANTSATAASTGADLNGKAAQDAARQIRERLAAYAVKLYGDDDGQPVRFFDNHVHVNGHKVLFAELVQKAYLARVQLWSDGFYATPNLHWNPKTMNGHPFSYYAYGAAVSEVVVDTLTGEWKLLRADALYDAGRSLNPAIDIGQVEGAFIQGMGWLTTEQLWWNAAGKLMTHAPSTYKIPGISDCPEDFRVKLYDNGNVEDSIHRSKAVGEPPLLLPFSVFFAIRDAISAVGGHRVNPPLNAPATSEEILRAVSAVEMAS; this is encoded by the coding sequence ATGAATCAACCCGTTGCTCCCGCCGCGATCGCGGAATCCGCATGGAAGGCCGTGGGCGTATCGCGTCCGCACGAATCGGCCGAGCTGCATGTGTTGGGCCAGGCCACTTACACCGACGATATCCCCGAGTTGCAAGGCACGTTGCACGCGGCATTGGGTTTGTCTTCCAAGGCGCATGCGCGCATCACGGCGATGGATCTGGCGCCGGTGCGCAGTGCGCCGGGCGTGGTGGCGGTGTACACGGCGGCCGATATCGTCGGCACCAACGACTGCGGACCGATCATTCATGACGATCCTATCCTGTCGGCCGGCGAAGTGCTGTATGTCGGCCAGCCGATCTTCATCGTGGTGGCGGATACGCACGACAATGCACGCCGCGCCGCCCGTCGCGCGGTAATCGCCTATGACGAACTGCCGGCGATTTTCACGCCGCAGGAAGCCAAGGCCGCCAACTCGTATGTGCTGCCGCCGATGCAACTGACGCGCGGCGACTACCAGACCGCCTTCGAGATGGCGCCGCGCGTGGTGAAGGGCCAGCTGTTTGTCGGCGGCCAGGAACAGTTTTACCTGGAAGGCCAGATCGCCTATGCGATTCCGAAGGAGGAAAACGGCCTGCTGGTGCAGTGCTCGACGCAGCACCCGAGCGAAATGCAGCATGTGGTGGCGCATGCCATCGGCGTGCACTCGCACAAGGTGCAGGTGGAGTGCCGTCGCATGGGAGGTGGCTTCGGCGGCAAGGAGTCGCAGTCGGCGTTGTGGGCGGCGTCGGCCGGCATTGCAGCGTCCAAGTTGCGCCGTCCGGTCAAGCTGCGTGCGGATCGCGATGATGACATGCTGGTCACCGGCAAGCGCCATTGCTTCTTCTATGAATACGAAGTGGGCTACGACGACAGCGGCAAGATCCTCGCCGCCAAAGTGGATATGACCTTGCGCGCCGGCTTCTCGGCCGATCTTTCGGGGCCTGTGGCGACGCGGGCGGTCTGCCATTTCGATAATACTTACTATCTGTCGGACGTGGATATCCGCGCCGGCTGCGGCAAGACCAATACGCAATCGAATACGGCGTTTCGTGGTTTCGGCGGCCCGCAGGGGGCGATTGCGATTGAGTACATCATCGACGAAATCGCGCGCAATCTGGGACGTGATGCATTGGATATTCGCCGCCAGAATTTCTACGGCACGACTGAGCGCAATCTCACGCCGTATGGCCAGGAGATTGTCGATAACGTCATCGAGGCGCTGACGGCGGAGCTGGAACAGACCAGCGAGTATCGCACGCGGCGCAAGGCGATCGAGGCTTACAACGCTTCCAGCCCGGTGCTGAAGAAAGGGCTGGCACTGACGCCACTGAAGTTCGGCATCGCCTTCAACGTCACGCATTTGAACCAGGCCGGCGCGCTGGTGCATGTGTACGTGGACGGTTCGGTGCTGGTCAATCATGGCGGCACGGAGATGGGGCAGGGCATTAACACCAAGGTGCTGCAGGTGGTGGCGCATGAACTGGGCCTGGACCTGTCGCACGTACGCATCACGGCGACCGACACCAGCAAGGTGGCGAATACGTCGGCGACGGCAGCGTCCACCGGTGCGGACCTGAATGGCAAGGCGGCGCAGGATGCGGCGCGGCAGATTCGCGAACGATTGGCGGCGTATGCGGTCAAGCTATATGGCGATGACGATGGTCAGCCGGTGCGCTTCTTCGATAACCATGTGCACGTCAACGGCCACAAGGTGCTGTTTGCGGAGCTGGTGCAGAAGGCGTATCTGGCGCGGGTGCAGTTGTGGTCCGACGGTTTCTATGCGACGCCGAACCTGCACTGGAATCCGAAGACAATGAACGGCCATCCGTTCTCTTACTACGCTTACGGCGCTGCCGTGTCGGAGGTGGTGGTCGATACGCTGACTGGCGAATGGAAACTGCTGCGCGCCGATGCGTTGTACGACGCCGGGCGTTCGCTGAATCCGGCCATTGATATCGGCCAGGTGGAAGGGGCGTTCATTCAGGGCATGGGCTGGCTGACCACTGAGCAGTTGTGGTGGAATGCGGCGGGCAAGTTGATGACGCATGCGCCTTCCACATACAAGATTCCTGGCATCTCCGATTGTCCGGAGGATTTTCGTGTGAAGCTGTACGACAATGGCAACGTGGAGGACAGTATCCATCGCTCGAAGGCGGTTGGCGAGCCGCCGTTGTTGTTGCCGTTTTCGGTGTTCTTTGCGATTCGGGATGCGATTTCCGCTGTGGGCGGGCACCGCGTCAATCCGCCGTTGAACGCGCCGGCGACCAGTGAAGAGATTCTGCGGGCGGTGTCCGCGGTGGAAATGGCTTCGTAA
- the xdhC gene encoding xanthine dehydrogenase accessory protein XdhC, with protein MNEWLTAQVLEPAVLVTVAIVEGSGPREPGAKMLVTARGQHDTIGGGHLEMCAVELAREMLKGAAGQGMAASDVAAKGASARLERYALGPTLGQCCGGVVHLAFELIGDELADVLAGLRKRRRDDNWRLSAIDGPAMALLLDADSAIVAGAAAGGRADRIERGIDGTSGISCDIAVVAACVRTAAPALDRERGTHILRDAAGRRWLADPCLAPRAHLVLFGAGHVGAAIVRMLGELPCTVTWVDEREDMFPASLPSNVAIEATDMPEAAVAAAPANASYLVMTHSHALDQRLCETILARDDVGWFGLIGSNTKRVQFERRMAARGLPQDRIDNMVCPIGLAGISSKLPAAIAASVCAQLLMVWEQQQIAALSAPARLAVAS; from the coding sequence ATGAACGAGTGGCTGACAGCGCAGGTACTGGAACCGGCAGTGCTGGTGACCGTGGCGATCGTGGAGGGCTCCGGCCCGCGCGAACCCGGCGCCAAGATGCTGGTGACGGCGCGCGGCCAGCACGATACGATCGGCGGCGGGCATCTGGAAATGTGCGCGGTGGAGTTGGCGCGCGAGATGCTGAAAGGCGCGGCCGGCCAAGGCATGGCTGCGAGCGATGTGGCGGCAAAGGGCGCCAGTGCGCGGCTGGAGCGCTATGCACTCGGGCCGACGCTGGGGCAGTGCTGCGGCGGCGTGGTGCACCTGGCGTTTGAGCTGATCGGCGACGAACTCGCCGACGTGCTGGCAGGCCTGCGCAAGCGCCGCCGCGACGACAACTGGCGCCTCAGCGCCATCGACGGCCCGGCTATGGCGCTGCTGCTCGACGCGGACAGCGCAATCGTTGCCGGCGCCGCTGCGGGCGGCCGCGCCGATCGCATCGAGCGTGGCATAGACGGCACGAGCGGCATCAGCTGCGATATTGCAGTGGTGGCGGCATGCGTGCGCACGGCCGCGCCAGCGTTGGATCGCGAGCGCGGCACGCACATCCTGCGCGATGCGGCCGGTCGTCGCTGGTTGGCCGATCCTTGCCTGGCGCCGCGCGCGCATCTGGTGCTGTTCGGCGCCGGCCACGTTGGCGCGGCCATCGTGCGCATGTTGGGCGAGTTGCCGTGCACCGTCACCTGGGTCGACGAGCGCGAGGATATGTTCCCTGCCAGCCTGCCTTCCAATGTCGCTATCGAAGCAACCGATATGCCGGAAGCCGCAGTCGCCGCTGCCCCGGCCAACGCCAGCTACCTCGTCATGACCCACAGCCACGCGCTGGACCAGCGGCTGTGCGAAACCATCCTGGCCCGCGACGACGTCGGCTGGTTCGGCCTCATAGGCTCCAACACCAAGCGCGTGCAGTTCGAGCGCCGCATGGCCGCACGGGGACTGCCGCAAGACCGCATCGACAACATGGTTTGTCCCATCGGCCTGGCGGGTATCTCCAGCAAACTCCCCGCCGCCATCGCCGCCTCCGTGTGTGCACAGTTGCTGATGGTGTGGGAGCAGCAGCAAATCGCCGCCCTCAGCGCGCCAGCAAGACTGGCCGTCGCAAGCTAA
- the guaD gene encoding guanine deaminase — MTTNLQAYRGSLLHFLADPAFSDKSHDWHEDGLLIVADGKVQAAGDYATLHTTLPANTVVHDYSGKLLIPGFIDTHVHYPQSDMIASPAEGLLPWLETYTFPTERQFEDTVHAANVAEFFLDELLRCGTTTAMVYCTVHPQSVDAFFTASEQRGLRMVAGKVMMDRNCPDFLRDTAESGARDTETLIQRWHKRGRALYAITPRFAPTSTERQLQLAGELATAYPDTFIQTHVSENEAECAWVRELFPNSRSYIDVYDSYGMMRPRAMYGHCIWLNERDRQRMAETQSAAAICPTSNLFLGSGLFDFERADDAGVLLSLATDVGGGTSFSMLQTMNEAYKVARLKGSYLPALRMFYLATLGAARSMQLEGTIGNFTAGAEADFIVVDPQATPLLQRRTARRESLEELLFALALLGDDRAIAATYSAGRQVHVRETT; from the coding sequence ATGACCACCAACCTGCAAGCCTACCGTGGCAGCTTGCTGCACTTTCTCGCCGATCCGGCTTTCAGCGATAAATCGCATGACTGGCACGAAGACGGCCTGCTGATCGTCGCAGACGGCAAAGTGCAGGCAGCCGGCGACTACGCCACGCTGCACACCACGCTGCCAGCGAACACCGTGGTCCACGACTACAGCGGCAAGCTGCTGATACCAGGCTTTATCGACACCCACGTCCACTACCCGCAGAGCGACATGATCGCGTCCCCTGCGGAAGGCTTGCTGCCATGGCTGGAGACCTACACCTTCCCGACCGAGCGCCAGTTCGAGGACACCGTGCATGCTGCCAACGTGGCCGAGTTCTTCCTCGATGAACTGCTCCGATGCGGCACCACCACCGCCATGGTCTACTGCACCGTGCATCCGCAATCGGTGGACGCCTTCTTCACCGCCAGCGAACAGCGCGGCTTGCGCATGGTGGCCGGCAAGGTGATGATGGATCGGAACTGCCCCGACTTCCTGCGCGACACCGCCGAATCCGGCGCGCGCGACACCGAGACGCTGATCCAGCGCTGGCACAAGCGCGGCCGCGCGCTGTACGCCATCACGCCGCGCTTCGCGCCAACCTCCACCGAACGCCAGCTGCAACTGGCCGGCGAACTGGCGACTGCCTATCCGGACACCTTCATCCAGACCCACGTGTCGGAAAACGAAGCCGAATGCGCGTGGGTGCGCGAGCTGTTTCCCAATTCGCGCAGCTACATCGACGTCTACGACAGCTACGGCATGATGCGTCCGCGCGCCATGTATGGCCACTGCATCTGGCTCAATGAACGCGACCGCCAGCGCATGGCCGAAACCCAGTCCGCCGCCGCCATTTGCCCGACCTCCAACCTGTTCCTCGGCAGCGGCCTGTTCGACTTTGAACGCGCCGACGACGCCGGCGTGCTACTCTCGCTGGCCACCGACGTCGGCGGCGGCACTTCGTTCTCCATGTTGCAAACGATGAATGAAGCCTATAAAGTAGCGCGCTTGAAGGGCAGTTACCTGCCGGCCTTGCGGATGTTTTACCTGGCCACGCTGGGCGCGGCGCGCAGCATGCAGCTGGAAGGCACGATCGGCAATTTCACCGCCGGCGCGGAGGCCGACTTCATCGTCGTCGATCCGCAAGCCACGCCGCTGTTGCAGCGCCGTACCGCGCGCAGGGAGAGCCTGGAAGAGCTGCTGTTCGCGTTGGCGTTGCTGGGCGACGACCGCGCGATCGCCGCGACCTATTCGGCGGGCCGCCAGGTGCATGTCCGTGAAACGACTTAA
- a CDS encoding adenosine deaminase, with amino-acid sequence MKNNLKALALAAAVLCAMPQAHAANANEEATKRHFAALVAPGKEPKLAELTMFFTMMPKGGDLHHHYSGAIYAEQYLEWVDKEGFCVNKTSYTIEKTKPAAGCLSGQDVMNDNTVLANLLQRWSDKDFYNHSGIQSPPDRQFFDTFAYFNPVASTNAVDGVQRLKQRAIQENLSYIETIYEIAPIAQDADFDKKALAGGVGDADFAALSAKLDQDQPYQGWIGAYLKNVETVSAGIDDANFTLRYQPFALRFLAPSQVFAQIASSFKLATSNPKIVGVNIVGQESVNVSMRDYALHMQMFKFLKAKYPSVKLALHAGELSLGMVPPEGLTFHIKDAIEVAGASRIGHGMDIAHESNPLTIMKEMHDKKIAVEVNLSSNDFILGIKDQAHPVTLYRKYGVPYVLSTDDAGVSRNNLSGEYVLYAARYQPDYAEVKKLSYDSIRYSFLADADKQRLLKALDGKFAKFEAEIAGSDAKPKR; translated from the coding sequence ATGAAGAACAATCTCAAAGCCCTGGCGCTGGCCGCCGCCGTGCTGTGCGCCATGCCGCAGGCGCACGCCGCCAACGCCAACGAAGAGGCTACCAAGCGCCACTTCGCCGCGCTGGTCGCACCGGGCAAGGAGCCGAAACTGGCCGAACTGACGATGTTCTTCACCATGATGCCGAAGGGCGGCGACCTGCACCACCACTACTCGGGCGCGATCTACGCCGAGCAGTATCTGGAGTGGGTGGATAAGGAAGGCTTCTGCGTCAACAAGACCAGCTACACCATCGAGAAGACCAAGCCTGCCGCCGGCTGCCTGTCCGGCCAGGATGTCATGAACGACAACACCGTGCTGGCCAACCTGCTGCAGCGCTGGTCGGACAAGGACTTCTACAACCATAGCGGCATCCAGTCGCCGCCGGACCGCCAGTTCTTCGACACCTTCGCCTATTTCAACCCGGTGGCGTCGACCAATGCGGTGGACGGCGTGCAGCGCCTGAAGCAGCGCGCCATCCAGGAAAACCTGAGCTACATCGAAACCATCTACGAGATCGCGCCGATCGCGCAGGATGCGGACTTTGACAAGAAGGCGCTTGCCGGCGGCGTTGGCGACGCCGATTTTGCCGCGCTGAGCGCCAAACTGGATCAGGACCAGCCCTACCAGGGCTGGATCGGCGCCTATCTGAAAAACGTCGAAACGGTCAGCGCCGGCATCGACGACGCCAACTTCACGCTGCGTTACCAGCCGTTCGCGCTGCGCTTCCTGGCGCCGTCGCAGGTGTTTGCGCAGATCGCCTCCAGCTTCAAGCTGGCGACCTCGAATCCGAAGATCGTCGGCGTGAATATTGTCGGACAGGAAAGCGTCAACGTCTCGATGCGCGACTACGCGCTGCACATGCAGATGTTCAAATTCCTGAAAGCGAAGTATCCGAGCGTCAAACTGGCGCTGCACGCCGGTGAGCTGTCGCTCGGCATGGTGCCGCCGGAAGGCCTGACCTTCCACATCAAGGACGCCATCGAGGTGGCCGGCGCCAGCCGCATCGGCCACGGCATGGACATCGCCCACGAGAGCAATCCGCTGACGATCATGAAAGAAATGCATGATAAGAAGATCGCGGTCGAGGTCAACCTGAGCAGCAACGATTTCATTCTCGGCATCAAGGATCAGGCGCATCCGGTGACGCTGTACCGCAAATATGGCGTGCCGTATGTGTTGTCCACAGACGACGCTGGCGTCTCGCGTAACAATTTATCCGGCGAATATGTGCTGTACGCGGCGCGCTACCAGCCGGATTACGCGGAAGTGAAAAAACTGTCGTATGACAGTATTCGCTATTCTTTCCTGGCCGATGCGGATAAACAACGTCTTTTAAAAGCCCTGGACGGTAAATTCGCCAAATTTGAGGCGGAGATCGCCGGCTCGGACGCCAAACCCAAACGTTAA
- a CDS encoding TonB-dependent receptor yields MQSKQSPVLRLSVIAVAAHLAALSAGAAFAQEAAEPAAVTPGKAEVVITGKKLGMGLMVTEDAPKARSTITAEELEKQRPTGNAYEALEMLPAVNSFNYDATGLFGGGLTLRGFNSDQIGATINGVPVNDSGSFAVYPQEYVDQENTCSETVTQGSTDVDSPQVGATGGNFGITTCNPEDKQRVRVMQTLGQLNLTKTYIRFDSGLFSDKRSKFFISASHAEADKWKGEGGAKRDHIDAGFNYDWDRFNYIHGTILYNEAINNNFLSMTKAELATNGYFYDYTTKFPGHVTPGAGAQNDTAPSPVYYGLALNPFRNVIASATAKFRLNEDTDIKFVPYWWYGYGTGGTQQQLITEANVAIVKDAGTGVKTGSIDLNGDGDTKDKVLMAEGSFTRTSRPGFSAAITHTMGNHTLLAGAWIERANHEQTSPMVAINNDGSYDPWLQSNNIYRPDGTKLQVYRDVKTVSTAYQAFVQDTYTAMDDRLTLNFGVRTPHIKRDFTNFANEGSLPLSGKQYSVVRTYDDILPQLGARFKVTNDDQLYASLAKNMKAPGNFIYLPNNGNVALVNGVPTVVNDVKEEVSWNLDVGYRHQDKNFIATFNVYSIYFKDRLATAYDPVTDTKATTNVGNVRNNGFEVELGNTPINGWAFYGSLGYSKSEMQDNLATTKGAAPLATKGNEFPLTPKWKVGVSAEYQDGAFYGRLKAKTTARQYSTMTNDEYVGGYTLLGLDAGYTFPNQGWLKRPKITMNVSNLGNKQYLNPASATATNALAYPGVTANKIYYYAGAPRFLSLTFSGDY; encoded by the coding sequence ATGCAATCCAAACAATCTCCGGTCTTGCGCTTGAGCGTAATCGCCGTAGCAGCTCACCTGGCCGCGCTGTCGGCTGGCGCTGCTTTCGCACAGGAAGCTGCCGAGCCAGCTGCTGTTACTCCAGGCAAGGCCGAAGTGGTCATCACCGGTAAAAAACTGGGTATGGGCCTGATGGTGACCGAAGACGCGCCAAAAGCACGTTCGACGATTACTGCGGAAGAATTGGAAAAGCAGCGCCCAACCGGCAATGCTTATGAAGCACTGGAAATGCTGCCAGCAGTGAACAGCTTCAACTACGACGCAACCGGCCTGTTCGGCGGCGGCCTGACCCTGCGCGGCTTCAACTCCGACCAGATCGGCGCCACCATCAACGGCGTACCAGTCAATGACTCGGGTTCGTTCGCTGTCTACCCACAAGAGTACGTGGACCAGGAAAACACCTGCTCCGAAACCGTGACCCAAGGTTCGACCGACGTTGACTCGCCACAAGTTGGCGCGACCGGCGGTAACTTCGGCATCACCACCTGCAATCCGGAAGACAAGCAACGCGTGCGCGTGATGCAGACCCTGGGCCAGCTGAACCTGACCAAAACCTACATCCGCTTCGACAGCGGCCTGTTCTCGGACAAGCGCTCGAAGTTCTTCATCTCCGCCTCGCACGCTGAAGCGGACAAGTGGAAGGGCGAAGGCGGCGCCAAGCGCGACCACATCGACGCCGGCTTCAACTACGACTGGGATCGCTTCAACTACATCCACGGCACCATTCTGTACAACGAAGCCATCAACAACAACTTCCTGAGCATGACCAAGGCGGAGTTGGCGACGAACGGTTACTTCTACGACTACACCACCAAGTTCCCTGGCCACGTGACCCCAGGCGCTGGCGCACAGAACGACACCGCACCATCGCCGGTTTACTACGGCCTGGCGCTGAACCCGTTCCGTAACGTGATCGCTTCGGCCACTGCCAAGTTCCGTCTGAACGAAGACACCGACATCAAATTCGTCCCGTACTGGTGGTACGGCTACGGCACCGGCGGCACCCAGCAGCAGCTGATCACCGAAGCCAACGTGGCCATCGTCAAGGACGCCGGCACCGGCGTCAAGACCGGTTCGATCGACTTGAACGGCGACGGCGACACCAAGGATAAAGTCCTGATGGCCGAAGGTTCGTTCACCCGCACCAGCCGTCCAGGCTTCAGCGCCGCGATCACCCACACCATGGGCAACCACACGCTGCTGGCCGGCGCCTGGATCGAGCGCGCCAACCACGAGCAAACCTCGCCGATGGTCGCCATCAACAACGACGGTTCCTACGATCCGTGGCTGCAGTCGAACAACATCTACCGTCCAGACGGCACCAAGCTGCAAGTGTACCGCGACGTCAAGACCGTATCGACCGCCTACCAGGCTTTCGTGCAGGACACCTACACCGCGATGGATGACCGCCTGACCCTGAACTTCGGCGTGCGTACCCCGCACATCAAGCGCGACTTCACCAACTTCGCCAACGAAGGTTCGCTGCCGCTGTCGGGCAAGCAGTACAGCGTTGTGCGTACCTATGACGATATCCTGCCGCAACTGGGCGCGCGCTTCAAGGTCACCAACGACGACCAACTGTACGCATCGCTGGCCAAGAACATGAAGGCGCCAGGTAACTTCATCTACCTGCCAAACAACGGTAACGTCGCACTGGTCAATGGCGTGCCAACCGTCGTCAATGACGTGAAAGAAGAAGTCTCGTGGAACCTGGACGTCGGCTACCGTCACCAGGACAAGAACTTCATCGCCACCTTCAACGTGTACTCGATCTACTTCAAGGACCGTCTGGCAACCGCGTACGATCCAGTAACCGACACCAAGGCCACCACCAACGTCGGCAACGTGCGTAACAACGGCTTCGAAGTTGAACTGGGTAACACCCCGATCAACGGCTGGGCGTTCTACGGCTCGCTGGGTTACTCGAAATCGGAAATGCAGGACAACCTGGCCACCACCAAAGGCGCCGCGCCTCTGGCGACCAAGGGTAACGAGTTCCCGCTGACGCCTAAATGGAAAGTCGGCGTCAGCGCCGAGTACCAGGATGGCGCGTTCTACGGCCGTCTGAAAGCGAAGACCACCGCGCGTCAGTACAGCACCATGACCAACGACGAATACGTTGGCGGCTACACCCTGCTGGGTCTGGACGCTGGCTACACCTTCCCTAACCAGGGCTGGCTGAAACGTCCGAAGATCACCATGAACGTGAGCAATCTGGGTAACAAGCAGTACCTGAACCCGGCCTCGGCAACCGCTACCAACGCCCTGGCTTACCCAGGTGTGACCGCCAACAAGATCTACTACTATGCTGGCGCACCACGCTTCCTGTCGCTGACCTTCTCTGGCGACTACTAA
- a CDS encoding bifunctional metallophosphatase/5'-nucleotidase translates to MKTHTSTLITAALLAALAGCAWRQPLPPGVTEVQLVALNDFHGNLEASKYVWDSAAGGGERTIQAGGIDTLGAALQAWRKDDPELMVVGAGDLIGASPAISSMWADEPTIGAMNLLGLRVTSVGNHEFDQGRIELLRQQQGGCTSPRADKACKFDGPYQGAQFQYLAANVIDMRTRKPVLPAYKIETVHGVKVGFIGTVLRATAESALASGIAGLEFVDEADAINRQLPELRKQGVGVFVVLIHQGGRTTDKFDQQDCSNLKGPIVDVVKRLDPAIRLVISGHSHQGYLCKVDGRLVTQSDMGGHVLGRITLQVDTATNTVREVSARQEVMVPGTWPADPALTAYLNKAREQSAAALARPVAVIAVPSVKRAKDHVEESALGDLVADSMLAAGRPYGAQIALQNPGGIRQDLETVAGNRVTLGKAMAVLPFGNTLVAMNLRGSQIIELLEEQWLEDRDAKRGLLQLSEGFTYQWDASKPEGSKIVPGTVKLNGAKLEMDTSYRVVTNNFLAEGGDGFPAFKNGSNRAPTSIRDIDALTQYLARREQDGKPAGAAAPLKRYVQKEQ, encoded by the coding sequence ATGAAAACACATACCTCTACCCTCATCACCGCGGCCTTGCTGGCCGCGTTGGCCGGCTGCGCATGGCGCCAGCCGCTGCCACCGGGCGTGACCGAAGTTCAACTGGTGGCGCTGAATGATTTCCACGGCAATCTGGAAGCCAGCAAATACGTCTGGGACAGCGCCGCTGGCGGCGGCGAGCGCACCATCCAGGCCGGCGGCATCGACACGCTGGGCGCGGCGCTGCAAGCCTGGCGCAAGGACGATCCGGAACTGATGGTGGTCGGCGCCGGTGACCTGATCGGCGCCAGCCCGGCCATCTCGTCGATGTGGGCCGACGAGCCGACCATCGGCGCCATGAATCTGCTCGGCCTGCGCGTGACGTCGGTCGGCAACCATGAATTCGACCAGGGCCGCATTGAGCTGCTGCGCCAGCAGCAGGGCGGCTGCACCTCGCCGCGCGCCGACAAGGCGTGCAAATTCGACGGTCCATATCAAGGCGCGCAGTTCCAGTATCTGGCCGCCAATGTGATCGACATGCGCACCCGCAAGCCGGTGCTGCCGGCGTATAAGATCGAGACCGTGCATGGCGTGAAGGTCGGCTTCATCGGCACCGTGCTGCGCGCGACCGCCGAGTCGGCGCTGGCCTCGGGTATCGCCGGTCTGGAGTTCGTCGACGAAGCGGACGCCATCAACCGCCAGCTGCCGGAACTGCGCAAGCAGGGCGTGGGCGTGTTCGTGGTGCTGATCCACCAGGGCGGCCGCACCACCGACAAATTTGACCAGCAGGATTGCAGCAATCTGAAAGGACCGATCGTCGATGTGGTCAAGCGCCTCGATCCGGCGATTCGTCTGGTGATCAGCGGTCACTCGCACCAGGGCTATCTGTGCAAGGTGGATGGCCGGCTGGTGACGCAGTCCGATATGGGCGGCCATGTGCTGGGCCGCATCACGCTGCAAGTGGACACCGCAACCAACACCGTGCGCGAGGTCAGCGCCAGGCAGGAGGTGATGGTGCCGGGCACGTGGCCGGCCGATCCAGCGCTGACGGCATACCTGAACAAGGCGCGCGAGCAAAGCGCTGCCGCGCTGGCGCGTCCGGTGGCGGTCATCGCCGTGCCGAGCGTAAAACGCGCCAAGGATCACGTCGAGGAGTCCGCGCTGGGCGATCTGGTGGCCGATTCGATGCTTGCGGCGGGCCGTCCGTACGGCGCGCAGATCGCGCTGCAGAATCCGGGCGGCATTCGCCAGGATCTGGAGACGGTAGCCGGCAACCGCGTCACGCTGGGCAAGGCGATGGCGGTTCTGCCATTCGGTAATACGCTGGTGGCGATGAACCTGCGCGGGTCGCAGATTATCGAACTGCTGGAAGAGCAGTGGCTGGAGGACCGCGACGCCAAGCGCGGCTTGCTGCAACTGTCGGAAGGCTTTACCTATCAATGGGACGCCAGCAAGCCGGAAGGCAGCAAGATCGTGCCGGGCACCGTGAAGCTGAATGGCGCCAAGCTGGAGATGGACACCTCGTACCGGGTGGTGACCAATAACTTCCTGGCCGAAGGCGGCGACGGCTTCCCGGCCTTCAAGAACGGCAGCAACCGCGCGCCGACCAGCATTCGCGACATCGACGCGCTGACCCAGTATCTGGCCAGGCGTGAACAGGATGGCAAACCAGCCGGCGCTGCGGCGCCGCTCAAGCGTTACGTACAAAAGGAACAATGA